One Methylobacterium sp. 77 DNA window includes the following coding sequences:
- a CDS encoding Re/Si-specific NAD(P)(+) transhydrogenase subunit alpha, with the protein MRIAVLTESDPAEPRVAAVPDTIKKFKGLGVDVTVQSGAGLKAGVPDAEYEAVGATVAATAEEAAKDADLILKVRRPNDAELKLLKSGATVVAIMDPYGNETALKAMADAGVSAFSMELMPRITRAQVMDVLSSQANLAGYRAVVDGAAEYGRAMPMMMTAAGTVPAARVFIMGVGVAGLQAIATARRMGSVVTATDVRPATKEQVESLGAKFVAVEDDEFKQAETSGGYAKEMSAEYQKKQAELVATHIAKQDIVITTALIPGRPAPKLVSESMVASMKPGSVLIDLAVERGGNVAGAKAGEIVTTENGVKIVGHVNVAGRLAATASSLYARNLFAFVETLIDKEAKTLAIKWDDELVKATNLTRDGQVVHPAFQPKAA; encoded by the coding sequence ATGCGCATCGCTGTACTGACAGAGTCGGATCCCGCAGAGCCGCGGGTCGCGGCGGTGCCTGACACGATCAAGAAATTCAAGGGCCTCGGCGTTGACGTCACGGTCCAATCTGGCGCTGGCCTCAAGGCCGGTGTTCCGGATGCTGAATACGAGGCCGTGGGTGCGACCGTCGCCGCGACGGCCGAAGAAGCCGCGAAGGATGCTGATCTCATCCTGAAGGTCAGGCGCCCGAATGATGCCGAGCTGAAGCTTCTGAAGAGCGGCGCTACCGTCGTCGCCATCATGGATCCCTACGGTAACGAGACCGCACTGAAGGCCATGGCGGATGCCGGCGTCAGTGCCTTCTCGATGGAACTGATGCCGCGCATCACCCGCGCTCAGGTGATGGACGTGCTCTCATCTCAGGCCAACCTCGCCGGCTACCGCGCCGTTGTCGACGGTGCCGCCGAGTATGGCCGTGCCATGCCGATGATGATGACGGCCGCCGGCACCGTGCCCGCAGCCCGCGTCTTCATCATGGGCGTCGGCGTTGCCGGTCTCCAGGCGATCGCGACAGCCCGCCGGATGGGCTCGGTAGTGACCGCGACCGACGTACGTCCGGCGACCAAGGAGCAGGTCGAATCCCTCGGCGCCAAGTTCGTGGCGGTCGAGGACGACGAGTTCAAGCAGGCTGAGACCTCTGGCGGCTACGCCAAGGAAATGTCAGCGGAATACCAGAAGAAGCAGGCCGAGCTCGTGGCGACGCACATCGCCAAGCAGGACATCGTCATCACGACCGCACTGATTCCCGGCAGACCGGCTCCGAAGCTGGTTTCGGAATCCATGGTCGCTTCGATGAAGCCCGGCTCGGTGCTCATCGATCTCGCTGTCGAGCGCGGCGGCAACGTCGCTGGTGCCAAGGCCGGTGAGATCGTCACGACGGAGAACGGCGTCAAGATCGTCGGTCACGTGAACGTGGCGGGCCGCCTCGCAGCCACTGCGTCCAGTCTCTACGCCCGCAACCTGTTCGCCTTCGTCGAGACCTTGATCGACAAGGAGGCCAAGACACTCGCCATCAAGTGGGATGACGAGCTCGTGAAGGCGACGAACCTCACCCGGGACGGACAAGTGGTCCACCCCGCCTTCCAGCCCAAAGCAGCCTGA
- a CDS encoding AarF/ABC1/UbiB kinase family protein yields MADHDSEANRFSARASRYARVGANVGGVAARMASAKFFGKGETPTNAAALAQALGGLKGPIMKVAQLLATVPDLLPPEYATELQKLQADAPPMGAAFVKRRLMAELGSDWQKRFGSFDLKPAAAASLGQVHRATGLDGTSFACKLQYPDMQSAVEADLKQLEIAFALHRRLSSWLDTREIAKEIGARVREELDYEREAKHANLYGAVLQDIAEVRVPAIHKDLSTKRLLTLGWLDGDRILDFADQPIEIRNRLARAMFKAWWHPFSRAAVIHGDPHLGNYTVFSEKGEAQGINLLDYGCVRIFHPRFVGGVVDLYRGLLENDHARIVHAYEVWGFKNLNKDLIEVLNIWARFIYGPILEDRTRTVADGVKPGEYGRRQAFEVHQALKQRGPVTVPQEFVFMDRAAVGLGAVFLHLRSELNYHRLFEAEIERFSLERLTERQSVALAAAGLPSPA; encoded by the coding sequence ATGGCCGATCACGACAGCGAAGCCAACCGCTTCTCGGCGCGGGCCAGCCGCTATGCTCGAGTCGGAGCCAATGTCGGCGGCGTCGCCGCGCGCATGGCCAGCGCAAAATTTTTTGGAAAGGGCGAGACCCCGACCAATGCGGCAGCCCTGGCCCAGGCACTCGGTGGCTTGAAGGGGCCGATCATGAAGGTGGCGCAACTCCTCGCTACCGTGCCGGACCTGCTGCCACCCGAATATGCTACCGAACTTCAGAAGCTTCAGGCCGATGCGCCGCCGATGGGGGCAGCCTTCGTCAAGCGCCGGCTGATGGCCGAACTCGGGAGCGACTGGCAGAAGCGCTTCGGAAGCTTCGATCTCAAGCCTGCGGCAGCGGCCTCTCTCGGTCAGGTTCATCGCGCAACCGGTCTGGACGGCACGTCTTTCGCCTGCAAGCTCCAGTATCCCGACATGCAGTCGGCCGTGGAAGCCGATCTGAAGCAGTTGGAGATAGCTTTCGCCCTCCACCGTCGCCTGAGTTCCTGGCTCGACACCCGTGAAATCGCCAAGGAAATTGGCGCCCGCGTGCGGGAGGAGCTCGATTACGAGCGCGAGGCGAAGCATGCCAACCTCTACGGGGCGGTGCTCCAGGACATCGCCGAAGTGAGGGTACCGGCGATCCACAAGGATCTCTCGACGAAGCGCCTCCTCACTCTCGGCTGGCTCGACGGCGACAGGATCCTCGATTTCGCGGATCAGCCGATCGAGATTCGCAATCGCCTGGCGCGGGCGATGTTCAAGGCGTGGTGGCATCCCTTCAGCCGCGCCGCCGTGATTCATGGTGATCCGCATCTCGGCAACTACACCGTCTTCTCCGAGAAAGGAGAAGCGCAGGGGATCAACCTTCTCGATTACGGCTGTGTCCGCATCTTCCACCCGCGTTTCGTCGGTGGAGTGGTCGATCTCTATCGCGGCCTCCTCGAGAACGATCATGCCCGGATCGTCCACGCTTACGAAGTCTGGGGGTTCAAGAACCTGAACAAGGACTTGATCGAAGTTCTCAATATCTGGGCGCGGTTCATCTACGGCCCAATCTTGGAGGATCGCACGAGGACCGTCGCGGACGGCGTGAAGCCCGGCGAGTACGGTCGGCGTCAAGCATTCGAAGTCCACCAAGCCCTGAAGCAGCGCGGTCCCGTGACCGTTCCCCAGGAATTTGTCTTCATGGACCGGGCGGCTGTCGGGCTCGGTGCCGTGTTCCTGCACCTGCGTTCGGAGCTGAATTATCACCGGTTGTTCGAGGCGGAGATCGAACGCTTCTCCCTTGAAAGGCTGACTGAGCGACAGAGTGTGGCGCTTGCGGCGGCGGGTCTGCCCTCTCCGGCTTGA
- a CDS encoding aa3-type cytochrome c oxidase subunit IV, which yields MADAKSVTGVHYSPAMDEKTHEQTYRGFVRFVEIGTGVVICWVLALAVGGIREAWLTAIFGVLLSGVAGTVGALAPAIGWKAPFVVGILLALYLFFA from the coding sequence ATGGCTGATGCGAAGAGCGTGACCGGCGTGCATTACAGTCCGGCTATGGACGAGAAGACCCACGAGCAGACCTATCGCGGCTTCGTCCGGTTCGTTGAGATCGGCACGGGTGTGGTGATCTGCTGGGTGCTCGCCTTGGCTGTCGGCGGCATCCGTGAGGCTTGGCTCACTGCGATCTTCGGCGTCCTCTTGTCGGGTGTCGCCGGGACTGTCGGGGCACTCGCACCGGCCATCGGTTGGAAGGCGCCGTTCGTGGTCGGCATCCTTCTGGCGCTGTACCTCTTCTTCGCGTGA
- a CDS encoding M3 family oligoendopeptidase, translated as MSSRVVVHASLSSAVRAPGGQRSEGTQVARAAALALDLGPLPEWDLSDLYSGIDSPDFRADLEKAEGECRSFSKRWDGTIATIAAGPNASSRLAEAVAAYEAIEDRLGRLMSFAGLVYSGDTTDEARQKFYGDTQERLTTASGHLLFFALEVNRVDDAVMDAAMADGPLAHYRPWIEDLRREKPFQLDDRTEKLFLEKSVTGRSAWNRLFDGTIASLRFPLQGEMLTLEPTLNKLQDPDGAVRKEAAGALGDVFRANLRTFALITNTLAKDKEISDRWRGFKDVADDRHLSNRVEPEVVAALVDAVQAAYPRLSHRYYKLKAKWFGVDALPYWDRNAPLPRVEQRTIPWTEARDMVLDAYGAFSPRMADIAKTFFDRRWIDAPTRPGKAPGAFAHPTVPSAHPYVLINYQGKPRDVMTLAHELGHGVHQVLASPNGALMAPTPLTLAETASVFGEMLTFRRLLAATTDTVQRRAMLAAKVEDMINTVVRQIAFYLFERKVHLARAEGELTAEQINRLWMSVQAESFGPAISLDAGYEPFWAYIPHFIHSPFYVYAYAFGDCLVNSLYGVYAKAEEGFVERYFALLSAGGAKPYGELLAPFGLDATDPAFWQIGLNMIEGMIVELEAMES; from the coding sequence ATGTCGAGTCGAGTCGTCGTTCATGCCAGCCTGTCGAGCGCGGTCCGGGCGCCAGGCGGCCAACGATCGGAGGGGACGCAAGTCGCGCGGGCTGCCGCTCTCGCCCTCGACCTAGGCCCGCTTCCCGAATGGGACCTGAGCGATCTCTATTCCGGGATCGACTCTCCCGACTTCCGCGCCGATCTGGAGAAGGCGGAAGGCGAGTGCCGCAGTTTTTCGAAGCGTTGGGACGGCACCATCGCCACGATCGCAGCTGGCCCGAACGCATCGTCTCGGCTGGCCGAGGCGGTCGCGGCTTATGAGGCAATCGAGGATCGGCTCGGCCGCCTGATGTCCTTCGCCGGCCTCGTCTATTCCGGCGACACAACCGACGAGGCGCGCCAAAAATTCTATGGCGATACCCAGGAGCGCCTGACCACGGCCTCGGGCCACCTTCTCTTCTTCGCCCTCGAGGTCAATCGGGTCGACGATGCCGTGATGGACGCGGCCATGGCGGACGGTCCCCTCGCGCATTACCGCCCCTGGATCGAGGATCTGCGCCGCGAGAAACCGTTTCAACTCGACGATCGCACGGAGAAGCTGTTCCTCGAGAAGTCGGTTACCGGGAGGTCCGCCTGGAACAGGCTCTTCGATGGCACGATCGCATCTCTGCGCTTCCCGCTTCAGGGTGAAATGCTGACCCTGGAGCCGACGCTCAACAAGCTTCAGGACCCTGACGGCGCAGTCCGTAAAGAGGCGGCCGGAGCGCTGGGAGACGTGTTCCGCGCAAATCTCCGCACCTTCGCCCTCATCACCAACACGCTGGCCAAGGACAAGGAGATCTCGGACCGCTGGCGCGGCTTCAAGGATGTCGCCGATGACCGGCATCTTTCCAATCGGGTAGAACCCGAGGTGGTGGCGGCACTGGTCGATGCGGTGCAGGCGGCCTACCCGCGCCTGTCGCACCGGTACTACAAGCTGAAAGCGAAGTGGTTCGGGGTCGATGCGCTTCCGTACTGGGATCGCAACGCTCCGCTACCTCGGGTCGAGCAACGCACCATCCCCTGGACCGAGGCGCGGGACATGGTTCTCGATGCCTACGGCGCGTTTTCGCCGCGCATGGCCGATATCGCCAAGACCTTTTTCGACCGACGCTGGATCGATGCGCCGACGCGGCCGGGCAAGGCTCCGGGTGCCTTCGCACATCCCACAGTTCCTTCGGCTCATCCCTACGTGCTGATCAATTACCAGGGCAAGCCGCGGGACGTGATGACCCTGGCGCACGAACTTGGCCACGGTGTGCATCAGGTTCTCGCCTCGCCGAACGGCGCACTGATGGCACCGACGCCGCTGACGCTAGCCGAAACCGCGAGCGTCTTCGGTGAGATGCTGACATTCCGTCGGCTTCTCGCCGCCACCACCGATACGGTTCAGCGCCGGGCGATGCTGGCTGCCAAGGTCGAGGACATGATCAACACGGTGGTGCGCCAGATCGCGTTCTACCTGTTCGAGCGCAAGGTCCATCTCGCTCGCGCCGAGGGGGAACTCACCGCCGAGCAGATCAATCGCCTCTGGATGTCGGTGCAGGCCGAGAGCTTCGGTCCGGCGATCTCTCTCGACGCTGGATACGAGCCATTCTGGGCCTACATCCCGCATTTCATCCACTCGCCGTTTTACGTCTATGCCTATGCGTTTGGCGACTGCCTCGTGAACTCGCTCTACGGCGTCTACGCCAAGGCTGAAGAGGGCTTCGTGGAGCGCTACTTCGCGCTCCTCTCGGCAGGCGGAGCAAAGCCCTATGGCGAGCTTCTCGCTCCCTTCGGCCTGGACGCCACCGACCCGGCCTTCTGGCAGATCGGCCTGAACATGATCGAGGGGATGATCGTCGAGCTGGAGGCGATGGAGAGCTAA
- the recJ gene encoding single-stranded-DNA-specific exonuclease RecJ, producing the protein MSAASALAPSRAFLGVTRSILGRPWHDRGNDAAAQAYAATMVQAHGLPDLLSRVLASRGIRPDEAAAYLEPRLRDLMPDPSSLVDMDAAAERLAHAVETGERVAVFGDYDVDGAASAALVACHLRALGLDVQIHIPDRITEGYGPNVAAVTALAEGGASLLVCVDCGTSGHEPLAAAASLGLDVIVLDHHGAPEVLPAVRALVNPNRLDDVSGLGHLCAAGIVFLTLVALNRRLRREGPKDLPDLAEALDLVALATVADVVPLTGLNRAFVVQGLKVMRGRGRIGLAALFDAASLSEPPESWHLGYLLGPRINAGGRIGHAGLGAALLTSADPAEANRIATELDLLNRERQGIEAQAVAEAEAEMDHGLSFDPDRPVLVAASVDWHPGVVGLVAARLKERFGRPAFAFALRPDGTATGSGRSVAGVDLGHAVRQAVTSGLLVKGGGHAMAAGATLPSHDVTHFADFLAADLASAVTEARAVEAFLIDGTVSAGGATADVVRLVQRAGPFGAGAPEPVFALPHHRLVDAGIVGNGHVRARFRSRDGQAIGAIAFRSVQGPLGQALLGGIGQEFHVAGTLAIDTWRGGERVQLRIGDLAIP; encoded by the coding sequence GTGTCAGCAGCCTCAGCCCTCGCTCCGTCCCGCGCCTTCCTTGGCGTTACGCGTTCCATCTTAGGGCGGCCCTGGCACGACCGCGGCAACGACGCGGCGGCCCAGGCCTATGCCGCGACGATGGTCCAGGCGCACGGCCTTCCCGATCTCCTGTCTCGCGTCCTCGCCTCGCGCGGCATCCGCCCGGATGAGGCAGCGGCCTATCTCGAACCGCGCCTGCGCGACCTGATGCCGGACCCGTCCAGCCTGGTGGACATGGACGCCGCCGCCGAACGGCTCGCCCATGCCGTTGAGACCGGCGAGCGCGTGGCGGTCTTCGGCGATTACGACGTCGACGGCGCCGCGAGCGCTGCCCTGGTCGCCTGCCATCTGCGGGCTCTCGGCCTCGATGTTCAGATCCATATTCCGGACCGAATCACGGAGGGCTACGGCCCCAACGTGGCCGCGGTCACGGCTTTGGCGGAGGGGGGAGCGAGCCTGCTCGTATGCGTCGATTGCGGAACGTCCGGCCACGAGCCCCTGGCCGCCGCAGCGTCGCTCGGCCTCGATGTGATCGTCCTCGACCACCACGGCGCACCGGAGGTGCTGCCGGCCGTGAGGGCGCTGGTGAACCCCAACCGGCTCGACGATGTCTCGGGGCTCGGCCATCTCTGTGCTGCGGGAATCGTCTTCCTCACGCTCGTCGCCCTGAATCGCCGGTTGAGGCGGGAAGGGCCGAAAGATCTACCGGATCTCGCTGAAGCCCTCGATCTCGTGGCCCTGGCGACGGTCGCCGACGTGGTGCCGCTCACCGGGCTCAATCGCGCCTTCGTGGTCCAAGGACTGAAGGTGATGCGCGGTCGGGGCAGGATCGGGCTGGCCGCCCTCTTCGATGCGGCCTCCCTGAGCGAGCCGCCGGAATCCTGGCATCTCGGTTATCTGCTCGGCCCGCGGATCAATGCAGGGGGCCGGATCGGCCATGCGGGCCTCGGCGCCGCCCTGCTCACCAGCGCCGATCCAGCGGAGGCCAATCGCATCGCCACCGAACTCGACCTTCTCAACCGCGAGCGTCAGGGCATCGAAGCACAGGCGGTGGCCGAAGCCGAGGCCGAGATGGACCACGGGCTCAGTTTCGATCCGGACAGACCCGTCCTGGTGGCGGCCTCCGTCGATTGGCATCCGGGCGTGGTCGGGCTGGTGGCAGCGCGGCTGAAGGAGCGTTTCGGCCGGCCGGCCTTCGCCTTCGCACTGCGCCCGGATGGGACTGCCACCGGGTCCGGCCGCTCGGTCGCAGGGGTCGACCTCGGCCATGCGGTGCGCCAAGCGGTGACTTCCGGTCTCCTCGTGAAGGGAGGAGGGCATGCCATGGCCGCCGGCGCGACACTGCCGAGCCACGACGTGACGCACTTCGCGGACTTCCTGGCTGCGGACCTCGCCTCGGCCGTCACCGAGGCGAGAGCGGTGGAAGCGTTTCTCATCGACGGTACGGTGAGCGCGGGCGGCGCCACCGCGGACGTCGTCCGCCTCGTCCAGCGCGCCGGACCGTTCGGCGCCGGAGCTCCGGAACCGGTCTTCGCCCTACCGCATCACCGGCTGGTCGATGCGGGGATCGTGGGCAACGGCCATGTGCGTGCGCGCTTCAGAAGCCGCGATGGCCAGGCCATCGGCGCCATCGCCTTCCGGTCCGTGCAAGGGCCGCTGGGACAGGCCCTGCTCGGCGGGATCGGGCAGGAGTTCCACGTGGCGGGAACGCTCGCCATCGATACCTGGCGCGGCGGCGAACGGGTTCAGCTTCGCATCGGCGATCTCGCAATCCCCTGA
- a CDS encoding sigma-54 dependent transcriptional regulator — protein sequence MSTTILIVDDDPVQRRLAEAMVRRLGFDAKVAESGEDGLAVLRSGESIDVVLLDLVMPGGLDGLAVMAEMRKSGLDTPVIVQTSNGSIDAVVTAMRAGATDFVVKPAGAERLQVSIKNALKVDQLEEEVRRMRRRASGSLTFKDLSSRSPDMERVIRLAERSAKSNIPVLIEGESGVGKEVLARAIQGSGDRRGKAFVTVNCGAIPDNLVESTLFGHEKGAFTGATERHIGKFVEASGGTLFLDEIGELPLDAQVKLLRALQEGEVDPVGAKRSVRVDIRLISATNRSLLDLVKQGRFREDLYYRLNVFPMTLPPLRARREDIPDLVRSFCARFAAEEGKRVRAITPEAMALLSRYGWPGNVRQLENALFRAVVLADCDELTIAEFPQIAAQVEGFDVRIPAAPSQPMVHAGIPEPVREIVRVEVRDPHAMTLVTEETGEMKPMDALEAEIIRFALQFYRGRMSEVSRRLGIGRSTLYRKLKDLGLDGDDKGEEAAA from the coding sequence ATGTCGACAACGATCCTGATCGTCGACGACGATCCCGTTCAGCGCCGGCTCGCCGAAGCGATGGTGCGTCGCCTCGGATTCGATGCGAAGGTGGCCGAGAGCGGCGAGGACGGGTTGGCCGTGCTCCGGTCGGGTGAGTCGATCGACGTGGTCCTCCTCGATCTCGTGATGCCGGGTGGCCTCGACGGTCTCGCCGTCATGGCCGAGATGCGCAAATCCGGTCTCGACACGCCGGTCATCGTCCAGACTTCCAACGGCTCCATCGATGCCGTCGTCACCGCCATGCGGGCGGGTGCCACGGACTTCGTGGTCAAGCCGGCCGGCGCGGAACGTCTTCAGGTCTCGATCAAGAACGCTCTCAAGGTCGATCAACTGGAAGAGGAAGTCCGCCGCATGCGCCGGCGTGCCTCAGGTTCGCTCACCTTCAAGGATCTGTCCTCTCGAAGCCCCGATATGGAGCGCGTGATTCGGTTGGCCGAGCGCTCGGCCAAATCCAACATTCCCGTGCTCATCGAGGGCGAATCCGGCGTCGGCAAAGAGGTGCTGGCCCGTGCGATCCAGGGATCGGGAGATCGGCGCGGCAAAGCCTTCGTTACGGTCAATTGCGGGGCGATTCCCGACAATCTCGTGGAATCCACCTTGTTCGGCCACGAGAAAGGCGCCTTCACCGGTGCCACCGAGCGCCATATCGGGAAATTCGTCGAAGCGTCCGGTGGCACGCTCTTCCTCGACGAGATCGGCGAACTGCCCCTCGACGCCCAAGTGAAGCTTCTGCGTGCATTGCAGGAAGGCGAGGTCGATCCGGTGGGCGCCAAGCGCAGCGTGCGCGTCGATATCCGGCTGATCTCGGCTACGAACCGCTCGCTTCTCGATCTCGTCAAGCAGGGACGCTTCCGCGAGGACCTGTATTACCGCCTCAACGTTTTCCCGATGACCTTGCCGCCGCTTAGGGCGCGTCGTGAGGATATCCCGGATCTGGTGCGCTCGTTCTGCGCGCGCTTCGCTGCCGAAGAAGGCAAGCGCGTCCGCGCGATCACGCCGGAGGCGATGGCACTGCTCAGCCGCTATGGCTGGCCCGGCAACGTTCGCCAGCTCGAAAACGCCCTGTTCCGCGCCGTCGTGCTCGCCGATTGCGATGAACTCACCATCGCCGAGTTCCCGCAGATCGCGGCGCAGGTCGAGGGTTTCGACGTCCGCATCCCTGCCGCTCCGAGCCAGCCCATGGTCCATGCCGGCATCCCGGAGCCGGTGCGCGAGATCGTCCGCGTCGAAGTCCGTGACCCCCATGCCATGACCCTCGTCACCGAGGAGACCGGCGAAATGAAGCCGATGGATGCGCTGGAGGCGGAAATCATCCGTTTCGCCCTGCAATTCTACCGCGGGCGCATGTCCGAAGTGTCGAGACGCCTCGGGATCGGTCGGTCGACCCTCTATCGAAAGCTCAAGGATCTCGGTCTCGACGGCGACGATAAGGGCGAAGAAGCCGCCGCCTGA
- a CDS encoding NAD(P)(+) transhydrogenase (Re/Si-specific) subunit beta, producing the protein MSQNISALLYIVSGVLFIMALRGLSHPTTSRQGNLYGMVGMGLAVLTTLIGHPPAGFGAWIIVILGLAIGGGAGAVIAKRVPMTAMPQLVAAFHSLVGLAAVAGAAGTLYAPQAVGILENGHIHKESLFEMALGVAIGAITFTGSVIAFAKLDGRMSGKPIMLPQRHAINIALAIALVGLIAVFIGTESKVVFWLIVMLSFVLGGLLIIPIGGADMPVVVSMLNSYSGWAAAGIGFTLGNLALIMTGALVGSSGAILSYIMCKAMNRSFISVILGGFGGDSAAAAGGGAVETRPVKQGSADDAAYIMKNAERIIIVPGYGMAVAQAQHSLREMVDMLKKEGVDVKYAIHPVAGRMPGHMNVLLAEANVPYDEVFELEDINGDFPQADVAFVIGANDVTNPAAKTDKASPIYGMPILDVEKAKTVLFIKRGMGSGYAGVENEVFFRDNTMMLFGDAKKVVDSIVKNL; encoded by the coding sequence ATGTCCCAGAACATCTCCGCCCTTCTCTATATCGTCTCCGGCGTCCTGTTCATCATGGCGCTACGGGGGCTCTCGCACCCGACCACATCGCGGCAGGGCAACCTGTACGGCATGGTCGGCATGGGCCTCGCGGTCCTGACAACCCTGATCGGCCATCCTCCGGCCGGTTTCGGCGCCTGGATCATCGTCATCCTCGGCCTCGCCATCGGCGGTGGTGCCGGTGCGGTCATCGCCAAGCGGGTGCCGATGACGGCCATGCCGCAGCTCGTGGCGGCCTTCCACTCCCTGGTCGGCCTCGCCGCCGTGGCAGGAGCCGCGGGTACGCTCTACGCGCCGCAGGCGGTGGGCATCCTCGAGAACGGCCATATCCATAAGGAATCGCTGTTCGAGATGGCGCTGGGCGTCGCGATCGGCGCGATCACCTTCACCGGTTCGGTCATCGCCTTCGCAAAGCTCGACGGACGCATGTCCGGCAAGCCGATCATGTTGCCTCAGCGACATGCGATCAACATCGCACTGGCCATCGCTCTGGTCGGCCTGATCGCGGTCTTCATCGGCACCGAGAGCAAGGTGGTCTTCTGGCTGATCGTGATGCTGTCCTTCGTGCTCGGCGGGCTTCTCATCATCCCGATCGGTGGCGCCGACATGCCCGTCGTCGTGTCGATGCTGAACTCGTACTCGGGTTGGGCAGCGGCCGGTATCGGCTTCACTCTGGGCAACCTCGCCCTGATCATGACCGGCGCGCTGGTCGGCTCCTCGGGCGCCATCCTGTCCTACATCATGTGCAAGGCCATGAACCGATCCTTCATATCGGTCATCCTCGGCGGCTTCGGCGGTGATTCCGCAGCGGCCGCTGGTGGCGGCGCCGTCGAGACGCGCCCCGTCAAGCAGGGCTCCGCGGACGATGCCGCCTACATCATGAAGAACGCCGAACGCATCATCATCGTGCCGGGTTACGGCATGGCGGTGGCGCAGGCCCAGCATTCGCTCCGCGAGATGGTGGACATGCTCAAGAAGGAAGGCGTCGACGTGAAATACGCCATCCACCCGGTTGCCGGCCGCATGCCCGGCCACATGAACGTGCTGCTTGCGGAAGCCAACGTTCCTTACGACGAGGTGTTCGAACTCGAGGACATCAACGGCGATTTCCCGCAGGCGGATGTTGCCTTCGTCATCGGCGCCAACGACGTCACCAACCCAGCCGCCAAGACCGACAAGGCCTCGCCAATCTACGGCATGCCGATCCTTGACGTGGAGAAGGCAAAGACCGTGCTGTTCATCAAGCGCGGGATGGGTTCCGGTTATGCCGGTGTGGAGAATGAGGTCTTCTTCCGAGACAACACGATGATGCTGTTCGGCGACGCGAAGAAGGTCGTGGACTCGATCGTCAAGAACCTCTGA
- a CDS encoding VOC family protein translates to MTQTGRFIWYELMTTDLAAAREFYSHVTGWSIADSGMPGIEYSLASSGAAPVGGMMTLPDEVRAMGARPSWMGYIAVADVDAASAQVREGGGTIHRAPDDIPGIGRFCVAADPQGAVFVLFRGDGTPPPAPTPGTPGHFGWHELHARDWEAAFAFYASLFGWVKTDAVDMGPMGTYQLFGVTGPDGGCDGVHTGGMMTNTQVPAPFWLYYVNVGDIDAAGPRVTARGGQIIAGPHQVPGGAWILHALDPQGAMFALVGPRPNA, encoded by the coding sequence ATGACTCAGACCGGCCGTTTTATCTGGTACGAACTGATGACCACAGACCTAGCTGCCGCGCGGGAGTTCTATAGCCACGTCACCGGCTGGAGCATTGCGGATTCCGGCATGCCCGGCATCGAATACTCCCTGGCGAGTTCCGGAGCGGCGCCGGTCGGCGGGATGATGACCCTGCCCGACGAGGTCCGGGCCATGGGCGCTCGACCCTCCTGGATGGGCTATATCGCTGTGGCGGATGTCGACGCCGCCTCGGCGCAGGTGCGCGAGGGCGGGGGCACGATCCATAGGGCACCGGATGATATTCCGGGGATCGGCCGCTTCTGCGTCGCCGCCGACCCGCAGGGTGCGGTGTTCGTGCTGTTCCGTGGCGATGGCACGCCACCCCCGGCGCCCACGCCCGGGACGCCCGGACATTTCGGCTGGCACGAACTGCACGCGCGCGATTGGGAGGCGGCCTTTGCCTTCTACGCGTCCCTCTTTGGCTGGGTGAAGACCGACGCGGTGGATATGGGCCCCATGGGGACTTACCAGCTCTTCGGCGTCACTGGCCCCGATGGAGGGTGCGATGGCGTTCATACCGGTGGCATGATGACGAACACGCAGGTACCGGCACCGTTCTGGCTCTATTACGTCAATGTCGGGGATATCGACGCGGCAGGACCACGGGTCACCGCTCGCGGCGGACAGATCATCGCGGGTCCCCATCAGGTGCCCGGCGGCGCATGGATCCTCCATGCCCTCGATCCGCAAGGCGCGATGTTCGCTCTCGTCGGTCCAAGGCCTAACGCGTAA
- a CDS encoding proton-translocating transhydrogenase family protein: protein MATLPPDQAAEQARAAAAAARASADQAQSIADSLSQGISHGIAAATHGAVDPTVFQLAIFVLAIFVGYYVVWSVTPALHTPLMSVTNAISSVIIVGALLAAGVPLIEKGTGWARFFGFVGIVLASVNIFGGFLVTQRMLAMYKKKA, encoded by the coding sequence ATGGCCACCCTTCCCCCCGATCAGGCCGCCGAGCAGGCGCGCGCTGCCGCCGCTGCCGCCCGTGCTTCCGCCGACCAGGCGCAAAGCATCGCCGATAGCCTCAGCCAGGGCATCAGCCATGGCATCGCCGCCGCCACCCACGGCGCGGTCGACCCCACCGTCTTCCAGCTCGCGATCTTCGTCCTCGCGATCTTCGTCGGCTATTACGTCGTGTGGTCGGTGACCCCGGCGCTCCACACCCCCCTGATGTCGGTCACCAACGCAATCTCGTCCGTCATCATCGTCGGCGCTCTCTTGGCTGCCGGCGTACCGCTGATCGAAAAGGGCACCGGTTGGGCGCGCTTCTTCGGCTTCGTGGGCATCGTGCTCGCCAGCGTCAATATCTTCGGCGGGTTCCTCGTCACACAGCGCATGCTCGCCATGTACAAGAAGAAGGCCTGA